TATAAAGATGAAGTATTATTTATATCCTCGAGTGTCATTCCTTGAGGTCTGTTGGAGGCTGTGCCCAAGAAGCTCACATGCTAAGCCAGTGGAAGATTTCCTCTTGCTTGTTTTAAATGAGAAGTTCTAACTCCTAGATCAGGCCAACTCTCATTAAAGTGAGTGGAGAGACTCCCACTGTCTTCAATGGGAACGGGATGGTGCCCTTGTGGAGTAAAAGTTCACGGAGCATTCTCCTGGTTTCAAAATCTGAGACTGTAAGAAAAACAATGTCTCCAGACACGATCACATCCACATGATGCCAGTGTGCAGTATTGCCCAAGAAGCTCACATGCTAAGCCAGTGGCTGAGTTTCCTCTTGCTTGTTTTAAATGATAAGTTTGGAGGTGAAACTAAATCAACAATATTGAGGGCGGTGCCATTGTGTAACTTAGCTCTGGTTTGTAGCCAGCTAACACATGCACTGGCTCCCCCTCGACCTGCTCCCCCAAGACACAGTATAACATTAAAGTAAGGAGCAGGCTAATCCCCTATGAAGATCTTACGTCTACACTGccaacccaccctccctccccccgaaaACATGTCAGCGAGTCTCTGAGCCTGgctcaattgacttgggcttgtgggactCATGCtatggagctaaaaatagcagtgtagatgttcccactgggtctggagcctaggctctgaaacccagtgaggagggtgggtctcagagccaggCTTCAgctgggtgttttgttttgtttttacagtatagatgtacccttattCACAGCCTGGTGCCTAATGCAGAGCACTGCCTTGCTCCATTGCTGCTGTTTCAGTGTAGCAGCTTTCACTCAACATGGAGGCAAGGAGAGGAAAATTTGGTAGAAATAAACAGCTAGATGTAAAACCCTCTGATGGGTCTAGCATGGTTACATTTTAGTATATGTCTTCTTTGCATCACATAATCACATCCAAAGAGCCTACATAACCAATGTCTAGGGTGGCTGTGGAAATGCTGTGTACCCTGAGCATTGCCATAATGCTTAATCTCAGTCAGAGTCTGTAGATTCTCTGCAGGGAGAGACCGAAGTGCCATCTCATGAGTGCATACCGTACAAATCTGGTCAGAAGGAAGCAACTATCATCGCTGGGTTTTAACAGAGCTTGAATCTATAAGAAAAGGCTTTTATCAAGTAACATTAATAATAATCAGAATTTATATGGTGTTTGCAGTCTGTGAGGTACTTTATTATTAACACCATTTTACGGGGGAGGCGGGGGTAGAGAATGTACATGTTTTGTCCAAGGCCACTGAGGGAAGGAGCATCTGcaccaggattagaactcagggaGCTGAAGTTTCCCAGCCTTTGCTCATGGAGGGGGATTGTTATTTAACTGTCTTCCTTCCTGACACCTGTCTTGCTGTTGCCCCTGCTCTTCAGAGCTACCAAGTCTCACTTGGGAAGGTGACTCAGGCCTCATCTAATCTGGAGATTTGCCCTGACTTTAGCTAGCATGGGGCTGGATGTCACTCTCAGCACTAATGTTCCCCTCCgtgggcaggtggagggaggaCCTTAGAAAGTTGAGAGTAACCCCTAGTGTAGAAAGGCCTGGCCAATAGATGCACAGGAGAAGCTTACCCCAGTAGAAGTAATGGTGGTGCCTGTCTTCACTAGAGATTGCAGGAACACTAATGGCCGTAATTGGGGGAAATCCCTCGCCAAGGCTTGAATAACATGGGGTTCACTTTAAGGCAGTTTTTAAAGTTTCTCCCTCATGATGGACTTTTCTAGGTGCCTTTCACAATTAAGACATTTAAAATCTTTTTCATCATGTGCTGGGCATCTTTCTCATGTAAATTTTCCAGGTTGAGACAAAGCCCCTGTTGCAATTTAACAGATCCAAGGAAAATGATTTCACTGAGGATGAAAATATCCCCTCGACATTCTTGCAAGCCCTATCTAGTTAGTTTCCCTTCCCTCTTGTGTCTTTTCCAGGCCCTCCTCAGTTTCAATTCTTTAGAAGGGAGTCTTCTCCCTGCCATGTGACATTCATTTTAAGGAAGTGCCCTTGTTCCTGATGAGAAAGGATTGTGCTGTGTTCCTGTTTCAACCAGGCTTTTAAAGTCTCACATAGCACGTACACATAGACACATGAGCAAAATCCTTCAGCACCCAGAGCAGGAAGGAGCCTATAAACGTTGCTGCAGAATCACTGCTGAATTCCTCCTAATGAGTGAGGCTTGCAGGTCtggaggaagagaggaaaaaaaggcaGGCAGACCCGCATGCCTCCCTCCCCTGGTCTTAGACTGGAACTCAGGATATCTGGCCTCCATTCCCAGGTGTGTCAAAGGCTTCCTGTTTGATTttgcacaagtcacttaatctctttgctTTTTAGTTTTCCCAGCAATAAAATGGGATAATCCTTCcccacctcacaggagtgttgtgaggataggTCCTTAAATGTCTGGTAGCACTTAGCTACGTCAGTGATGGGAGCCATCTAGGTATCTGGACTGATGGAAACATTCCCAGATATGTATCTAATAGAAATTGATGGTGATTGAtacattggggggtggggaaagacaACAGTCAAGAACTCAGATTTCAAAAATAACTACTAGTAGTCAAAGCACCAAGAAATCACTGATTCAGATTACTGTACTGGGGAAAGCAAGCAACTCCATATTTGCTTCCTCCCTACTTCCTTATTCTCTTCCAGCTGCTCATAGATTTTCAtagcttttaaggccagaaaggaccattagatcatctagtctgacctcctatgtaTCCCAGGCTAttaaatttcactcagttacaaataattgggctcagtacaggcaTGTTTCTCTAAAGCAGATCTTCCAAAAAAGGCATCCattcttgatttgaagacatcaagagactTTGTACTTCGTTCCAGtaatcactctcactgttaaaaatttgtgtcTAACTTGatttttgtctggcttcagcttccagctatttGTTCTTGTTTTGCTTTTCTCTGTTAGATTAAAGAACCTTTTAGTACCAGTATTTTCTCTCTGTGAAGGTAATCAAATCACCTCacagtcttctttttgataaacgaAACAGATCTAACTCTTTAGCTCTCACTGTAAGGCCTTTATCTCTGGTCCGCAAATCATTTTTTGGCTCTTTTCTATACCCTCTAGacttttcaacatccttttaaaaatatggacaccagaacttgacacagtattccagtattggtctcaccaatcccaaatacagaggtaaaattatCTCCTACACCTCACTACTCATTTCCTTTTAGACCTTATGTCTTTTCTTCATTTACAGTTTTTCCTTAGAACAAATTCGCTATAACTGTTCATCTTTAGAAAATGTTTCCATTCATTTCCTACACCaacaaatctctttttttttctttctggacACCTATGGTATTACTCCCAATGCATTAATTTAAGCATGTTCCTAAGTCTTTGGAGGATAAGGGCCTTATTTCATTTCTGATTTGGCTTTGAGATACAGACCGATACTTATGCCTGCTTGGAGTCCAGTTGAAGTGATTAGGATTCTGCATGAGTCTGTCCAAGTGGATCCAATTGCATTTgtaggatgggggtggggggtcggtGGTCTTTGTCCTCTCTCCCTTCCATTCCAATTTCCTGAGTCTTCTTGATTTAAAGAAACTTGAGCCTGGGTCCTGCTCTCCCTCCAGCTCAGAGCGAGATAAGAACCTTGGCTCAGATCAACTGGATAAGGAATATAAAGTGATGGTTTTCATTCTTCATTATGTTTTGGCAGATTCAAGCTGTCAGTTTGCAACAGGGGCAGGATCTCTGTTGGGGTTTGTTTGAGATTTTTTAAATGGTATCTCAgcaaatcacacacacaaaatcctacATCaccataacaacaacaacaaaaaaacccaaaccaaacccccCAGCTTTGAAAAAGAATCCACAGCCTGACAGTCTCCCTTCCTCAGTGGGTTAGCTTTTCAATCTGTTGTGGTTTGGTTGGTGTGTTTTTTGTTACGGGATGAGGATTCATTGCTGGATGTGCTATTTCATTTCATGGCCTGCGTGCTCTTAAACCTGGCGCCAGGTGCCTGAGAGATTGGAACAAAGGCCACTCCCTTCAGCCTTTAGGTTTCAGAATTGCAGCCGAGTTAGTCTgtatttgcaaaaagaacaggagtacttgtggcaccttagagactaacaaatgtatttgagcataagctttcgtgggctaaaacccacttcatcggatgcatgcagtggctgtagcccacgaaagcttatgctcaaatcagGGGTGGCTTCAGGCCcgagcatgccaagcgtgtgcttggggcagcatgccatggggggcgctccgccggtcgggcggcaggcagctccggtggacctcacgcaggcgtccctgcggagggtccgctggtcccgcggcttcggtggagcatctgcaggcgtgcctgcgggaggtccaccggagccgcgggaccggcgaccggcagagtgccccctgcggcgtgccaccgtgcttggggcggtgaaatggctagagccacccccgGCTCAAATAAGTctgaataaagaaataaaataaaataaaaaaaattgttagtctctaaggtgccacacgttcCCTTCAGCCTGACAGTTCTCCGGGGGACAGGGACTGTGTCCCCCAATTTGTCCCTACAGCACCGAGCACCGGCAAGAGAAGGCATCACCGTGATTTCTGCCCGACGAACGAAGCAGCCCACGTTACAAAAGCCGCGAGCTGCTTTGTCTCTGACCCACCCTGACTGACGGACACGAGGCGGACCCCGCAGCTCTCCATGCGAACGTGCCCGTGTCCCCGCCCCTcaggagcccgagcccgagccccgGCTCCCCGCTGCTGAGGACCCAGCCGGGCCGAACAGGTGGGTGCAGCGCGCAGGGCGCGGGCGGCTCCTTTAAGGGCGGGTTTCCTGCGGCGGCCGGAGAGTCACCGCGGATCGCTGGGGGGAGCCGCGTCACGTGAGCTCAGTCTTGTGACGGGCCCGAGCGCTGGGAGCCGCCGCGGCCGCGGGCacgttgctgctgctgctgctgtctgggGGCGCCTGGGCTCCGGTCCCCCCGCGGATGCGCTGCGGGCGGGGGCGGCTGGCTTGGCCGAGAGCCCCTCTCTAGCGGCGCGCTCCCGCCCTCCCCTCCGGCCCGGGGGCGGCTCAGGGAAAGTTGGGCGCCGCTTCCTCTCCCCGCGGCGTCTCTgcgctgctcccccccccgggggcccctCGCCGGGTCCCAGCATGGACAACAAGCCTCTGCTGCAGGAGCGGCCCCCCGCCTACACCCCGGCCGCGCAGGGGGGCGACTACGGACAGAGCAACTACGGGGCCATCCCCCCTCCTCAGCCGGGCTTCCAGCCGCCTCCGCCCTACCCCTACCCCAGcgccgccgctgctgctgccgcccctGCAGGTGGGTCGCTGGCCGGGCCGGGGGGCGAGGCCCGGAGCCGGGCGTGTCTGCAAAGGGCCCCTGGCTCTGCTCCGGGAGGGGCGGGGATGGGAGACGTAAAACAAACTTTGCAGAACTTTGCGAGGTGCAGGGTGCGAGCCCCGCCGTGGGCTTGGTGCGTAGCTCTCATCcggcggggagggggagtgtgtgttgtggggaggggggggaggtgtcTTTCTGGCGGCTGTTGCCGTGTGTGAATGAAAAACTAGCGTGGAAAGGGGACATGTATTTGCTCGCAAGGCTTCAGTAACACATCCtccctcttcccttcctcccaccgCCAATGAAATCCATCATTATAAGCCCGGGAATTGCTGTGCTCCAGAAGTCAGAGCAACTCTATAAAAGCCTTTCTCTCGTCTGCTGGACTTGCAAGTCGAACAAAAACTCTTCTGTTGAAGTCGAGTTAAATATTCTGCATGGCCATGCTAATAAAAGGGCTGTGACGATCTGGTTGCTAGAGACACTAGGTCTCTTGGAAAAAGTTTTGTGGCCTTTCAAACCAAAACCTAGGGGCTGGTGTGTGAAACCATGGTGTTGGGCTATAGCAGGAGAAATTCACAGTCGCTTTGCTAAACAGTTGTTTGCCACTTCCCTATAAAAACCATATGTCACGTTGCCCTCAGTGGCTTGGTTAATACTCAAGCTGGAGTAGAAAACAAGCTAGTCAGGAGTACCAGATGTTAGAAAAGCTCCTCCCTTTCTTCCCACTTAAAACCGCTTGTAGGGTACTATGTGCGTCCTTTTTATTTACCTagctgtatttgtgctctgctgtCACTAACTACTGAGATACTGTACTGCCATTATTTTGAAGGGGGATGGAATTATCAGGACTTCATACAGAGATGCACACATTATCACTTGGTGTTTGACTTCCTCTTCCCAAAGCTACAATTTACCATGCACACATTCCCCCTGCTCCTCTGATTAAATGTGGTGTTTTCTAATGTAAATTCACTGTTAGCTGCTGAAATCTCTCATGTAACCCATGAAATTAGTATGACTTGGAGCTAGTTAAAGAACCAAAACTAGACTACTGGCAATTTTTCAGTGGAAAttccgctcctcccccttccaaCATTTGAAGAAAAACTAGTGCGTCAAGTAGGTACTTAACCCCAGATCCTGTAAGCATATACTGTACCTCATGCATTGTGAGTAGTCccaagtgacttcaatgggactattcacagtgcataaagttaagcacgtgcctTTAGGCTTGGGACCATAAATATTTGATTACCATTTACTCAGTAAGTCAGAGCACACTCACCCACAAAAACACCAAgaattatttttaactttttctttacTAGTACACTTAATGGATTTCCTGTGATTCCTTAAATTAAATATGATTCTGCCCGTATTCATTAAGAAACTCCCCAAAACATCACAACTTGGACGATGTAAGGAGCCTCATCTTCTGATATCATCATAGCCCAGTTTCTCTATTTGGCAGGATATGTCATTGCGTAGTCTCTTGCTAAACAACAAGCTTGTAATTGTTGTCATTGCATTTCTGAGGCTTATGTAGTAATGATTTACAAACAGTTTGCTTTCTAAATACAGTTGTTAGAACATGCACAAGCTTGCTGGCCAGGTCGGGTCTTCCAAGCAATTTCATTTCTCAGTTTTCAAGACATCTCCATTTCTTCACCTCTAcctctttctctccactcctgctaTTGTATATTAGTCACGGTTTAACTAATGTGGAAATTTTCAGGCTGGTAGACAGAGAAACACTGCATCCTGTCTCCACCAGTTTGAATGCCTAAAACTGAAAATTGTGACCTTCGTTCAGTTAAACTGTGTTTTCATCGTCTTCTCCAGTAACATTAAAACACGCTCTTTGAAGTTAATTATTAGCCTTATGTGCATTTTAGATTGTGAAATTGTATTAGATATTCAGGCCTATGAAACAATTTTGCAAAGATATGCTaattagcagggccggctccagtttttttgccgccccaagtggcgaagggaggggaagaaacccgcgatcagcggcacttcggcggctgtTCTACTGTGCCGCTTCAtcctttggcggcatttcggcagcaggtccttccctccaagagggactgagggacctgctgccgaattgccaccgaagacccagcttgctgcgctggtgcctggagccagccctgctaatTTAGCATGGCCCCTTCAGCAGGATTTGTTCCAACTCTACCTCTGATTCAGGTTCTTGTATGTGTTCTCCCAAGTCCTGAGGAATACACCTTTTGGGGTCATAGTTTTGTCACATACAATGAATTTAAGTGTCTTATTCAGATTACAGTTCTGTTGCTTTGTTTGTTAAGCAGATCTTGGGTCATATCTAGAAACTTCTGCCTACATAGCTAtgttgggtgggaggggagagaagagatgcTGTGCTGGTATAAACCCTTCGTTTATGCATGGTAAAACCAGCAGAATTGTGCTTTTgcttatatacacctctaccccaatataacgtgacccgatataacacaaatttggctataacatggtaaagcagtgctcggcgGCAGGGCTGTGTGCTCCGGCAGATtgaagcaagttcaatataatgctgttttacctataacgcggtaagattatttttggctcctgagggcagcgttctatcggggtagaggtgtagtttgttTTGTTGGGGAGTGGGTTAGTGGCTGGAATAAGTTTTATAAAGCacagttttgctggtataagaGATGTACGCACCAAGAGCTCATTGCTGGTATACTATACCAGCAATAACTATAATGGCAAAGTGCTTCTTCAGTAGAATTGATTCTATGCTATCAAGTGTCTTTCTGTTGTGGAAAATGAAATCTACCTTTCCAAGTTACCATTGTCTAAAGAATCATTGTGTCctttatctgtttttaaaaacaaaaaacctgctttATGACCAGAGGTTCACTTGCATTTCTCTTTATTCTAGGATATGCTGCACCACCGCCACAGCATAACTATCCCAACATGTACACCATCATTCAACAGCCAGCTACCACCACCTCCGTTGTCGTGGTTGGAGgttgccctgcctgcaggtaCAGTTCTCTCCAGTTGCTTTtcagcttttaaaataaattgcacATCTCCAGCCTTGAAACCACAGACATCTTCAttttaaatatcaaaatgaaattagttgaatatatatatataagtaatGGTGGGATGCACTCACTCATCCCATTCAACCATAACACTAGAATGAAACTTTGTGTTTGGTTATGACCACAGTCTCTTTTGTCACCTACCATTGCCATAGAAAGGACTCCTACCTACACGATACCCACATTTGGGATCCTAGTCAGCTCTGTTGATTTTTCTTCTCTAGGTTGATGAAGAAAACATGGGATTTTTCCTTCCCTTGTACGTACTTAAGCTATGGCTGAAGTAATGGGCAGTGCTGTCTTGGCAGGGGTGGTTTCTTGTTTGCAGTGGTACAATATTGATGATTCTAGGAGTGTGGAAGTCTGCTTGCTGTGGAAGAGTTGGCAGATAAAAAAAACATAGGGGGCTTGCCGCAAGGTGTTATTCCAAGATAGAGCATGGGAGTCAGAAAAGATTAATTGCAAGTTCCTTCACTAATAAGACAAAactctctattttttttaatattaaaccaCTGTTTCTCACTGAAGAGACGTTAGGATGCTCTAAAGAAAAGGATAGCGAATACTGGACATATGCCACCATATAAATTATGCTTCCTCTCCTGGACTACTGCGTTCAGTTCTGGTCAGCCCAAGTCCAAAAGAATGAGAGAGAATATTCACAAGAGAAGACTAGATCGGATCATTTCTGAGGTTAATCCTGGGCTTGCTTTATGATCTGTCTTCCCACTTGGAACTGTGGGGTGCTGTGCTCcttcaacttccactgaagtgcGTGAGAGTTGTACTTTCAGGATCTTGCCCAGGAGCAGCCTTTTATTCAGAGATCTGTGCTTAGGAGAGAGACCTACCAGAATAGCACAAGTGGTATCAAGCACTGTTGTGCTAGAGTAATGCTCTAATGAGTCTCAACACAGTAATAAGATGATATGAATGAAGCATCCTATGGCTTTTGTGGAATGGAATTGTACTGTGGGGAATCAGAGCCTGCCTTCTAAGTCTGACCTCTTCCTAGAAAGGTGGGTCCAAAAGATGGAGGCTCTTAgaatgctgtgtaagggctgatgCTATTGAACTACATCAGTTTATGCTGAAACTGTAgcagctagataaattcaggctAAATAATAGATGcgtatttttaacagtgaaggtaactaaccattggacTGCTTAGTTGgggacatggtggattctccatcacttaaaGCTGTTAAATTAAGATGGGAGGTCTTTCTAAAAAATATTCTAACTTAACTAGAAAATAAAGCTTGATAGAGGAATTACTAAGTGACAGTCTGTCCTTCTCTATAGGAAGTGAGACAagaatgatcataatggtctcctCTTGCCTTAAAACCTGTGAATCTGAAAGGGACTCTGTAACTTGAAAATAGTGAATCTTCTGCACTAGACTAAACATCAGTGGTCTCGTACAGATTTTTATGTAATTCTTGTTTCTCTTTCTGTTAGTAACTCCCTCAGCAAGGTATGGAGGATTCCTTGGAAGCTTCAGATCTGAAAATGTAACCTCCAGTGCAAAATCCCTTTCTAGGCAGTGAAACTTGCTTGAATACCATCCTTGTGCTGAGCATTGCTCAGGCTTTTGGAAGTGTTCACTGTTCGGTCCAGATGTATGTAGTATGCTGGGTGGATACAGATTTGATAAGATGAAGACTGAGCCTTGCAGAAATCCGTTTTAAATCTTTGCTTAAATAGAGTCCCTCTTCTAAAGTGCCTACATGCCTCTCTAGTGGACACATCTGATGCTCCGCATGCTTCTTTTCCCCTGTCTGATTATTCTCTACAGAGGATAGGAGCAAGAAATTTTAGCTTAGTCTCCTCTATGAGATGGGATCCTGAGAATCCCTTTCCCTCTAGATTAAAATCTTCTGCTTCTGCCTTAACTCCTCAGGCTCTGTTTCAGCCTGCAAAAAAGGATTAGGTTGGGAGGGAGAATATATTTACTCCAAGATGCAATGATTACTCTACAGGGCCCTTTAGCTTCTGTAAGATGCATACTCAGTTGTAGGAAGTGAACCCTTGGGCTCAGTAGCCATATCTACAGATAGGCTGATACCAAATCAGCACCTTCCTAGCCTTTTTTAATGAAGTGCTTGAACTGTGATAGTTCACCTGGCATCAGAAGTGGTAAAAGCTGTGTAAATGTGTGAATGGGCAATAGAATACAAAAACTTGAATACTCCTGCTTTGACTAGCTGTGGGATTGATAGTCTTATATTGGGATCTCTCCTCAGAAAAGAGACGGGGGTTGTGTGCAGGGAGAAGGAATGGAAGCTCAATCCATTCTGGGAAGCATGGGGTATCAAGGAACTCCCACCATGAGACATAAGGGTTGCTATCTTGTCTGAATCATCTGTGCCTCTAGCTAACTTGGGAGAAGAGCTTTTAATCCTTGGCTTTTCAAGGAGCGTGCAGCAATGTTATTCCTAGGCCTGAAAAATTTATTTGCAGAGATGTTGTCTAAGCCagttctcaacttttccagactactgtaccccttgccAGGAGGCTGATTTGTAAATTTCACCTCACATAAACTACTAGCTTACAAAACAAGACcaaaaaatacagaagtgtcacagcatgcttgctttctcatttttaccatataattataaaattgactgtctctcacactcacacgttgagaaacac
The nucleotide sequence above comes from Mauremys reevesii isolate NIE-2019 linkage group 10, ASM1616193v1, whole genome shotgun sequence. Encoded proteins:
- the BRI3 gene encoding brain protein I3; amino-acid sequence: MDNKPLLQERPPAYTPAAQGGDYGQSNYGAIPPPQPGFQPPPPYPYPSAAAAAAAPAGYAAPPPQHNYPNMYTIIQQPATTTSVVVVGGCPACRVGVLEDTFTCLGVLCAIVFFPIGILFCLALRQRRCPNCGATFG